Sequence from the Fragaria vesca subsp. vesca linkage group LG4, FraVesHawaii_1.0, whole genome shotgun sequence genome:
AGATTTGAGTTTTGGAATTGAAGGCCATGGAGAGTGAAGAAGAAGAAGACCAGTGCTGCGTAAGTTTGAGGAATTACAGATGGACGGAGTTAACAGCTCTGCTATCTATTTAACTCTGATTTAAAAAATTGTATACGTGTCTTGTGCTCATTGGTTGGGAACACCAGCTCAGCAATGTGCCGGGACCAGGTAATAATTCCTCTTTGGATACCTTGTAGTAGAGACGTTTATGTACACGTCATGTAAATACACAGACACATGAATTGTTAAGATCTAATTTTATTGTTTAGATACCTTTTGAATCTTGGTATATTGTTTTACCTTTGGATCCTTCTCAACTGCATTGCATTATTAAGTGACTAAAAATGCATGAGAGTCGTCTTTGGCAGAGTAGAAATACAAGATTGGGTGTCGGGGTTAACGTAATTTTAGGATTTACGGGTTTTATTTTTTATCTGTTTGAACAATTCATTTAAGATCAAACAACTAAGATAGATTCATCCCTTTCTATCTATTTAATTATATACCACAAGTGATCAGACCTACAACATACAAATGGCTCAGATTGCACAATCTACTTACAAGGCGTGCATACAAAATTTTTGAACTTTTTAAGCTTGATTATCAAATAAATTATATGTTCAATCACGGATGCCCGTAAAAGTGCATGGTAAAAATGGAAAGCAGAAAAGTAGAGGTAAATTTATTTATTTATTTTTTAAAACCAAAAATAAATAAATGCTAGCCCAAAGTGAAATCCAACACTAGATATTTTCTGAGGGTTCACCGCCTTAGCCTGGAGCATCGGTGTAAACCTACAGAATACAACTCTATCATGTAAAGGCTTTTTGTTCCGGAACACCCTTTTCGGCTTTTCGGTTCTCTTCGTCTACCTCTCGGAGTAGAAAGAGCCACACACAGAGGGAGCCCCCGATTTAGGGTTTGGGTTTTGCATTGCTCATCAAATCCCGCTCCGATTGATTATCACACAACTAGTTAATTCAGATACGAAGCTTCAATCGGTATTATCTGGGTATGTCATCGATTTTAGGGTTTTCCAATCCTGAGTAGTCAGTTTTCAAATCTATAAGATTTATATGAATACGATTGTTCGTTGAGCGTTGAAATTTCTGAGAGTTTAGCTCGATTCTAGATTGCCAGTATCTATGTTCAAAGTAAAATTAGAGATTTTTGTACTAGAGCCATACACGATAATTGTTTTAGCTCGAATTTTGATATTCGATTTTTTGATGCGACTGTTTGATTTGATTGTAGATAAGTAGCGGGTATGGCGACAGCGGAGGCAGCTTCTGGGCCACGGTATGCCCCGGATGATCCGAGTCTGCCGAAACCTTGGAAGGGATTAATTGATGGCAGCACGGGTGTGTTGTATTATTGGAATCCGGAAACCAACATTACCCAGTATGAGAAGCCGGCTTCTTTGACTCCGCCTTTGCCGCAGGGCCCGCCTCCTGCTAACACCACTCCGAAGATGGCTGCGATTCCCGTTGCGCATTCGATGCAAGGGAATGGGGTGGTGTCTCAGGACGGGCAGCAAGTGAGCCAGTATCCTCAACAACATGGACATCTAATGGGGCAACAGATGTCCTCGTATTCGCAGAACTCGCAAATGCCACATGCTGGTCATCAGCAGAGTTCGCAGTTAGGACAGGCTATGCAGCAACATGGGCAAGTGCCATCAACACAACAGCATATGATGCAACATCCAAGTCAGCAAATGATGCAGCATCCCAGTCAGCAGATGCCCCAGGCTTCAGCCCAGCAGGCAGGACAGCACATCCCCCACCAACTGGGGCAACAAGCACCACCGAGTCAAAGCTCACAGGTGCTTCAAGCACAAGCACATCAATATTCACATCAGCAGCAAATGCAGTATATGGCTTATCAGCAAAGTGGTCCTCCCCAGGGGCAGCAAAGTTCCCAGCAACAGACTCCGCATAGTGCACATGGGCAAGCATCGGCAAATCAACAATCTGCATACCCACCAAGAGAGGAACAAGATTTTCAGCACAGAAACCAAAGTGGTTTTTCTCCATCTCAGTTTCAACAAGTGGGCGTCTCATCTCTGCAGAATGTCACTACTGGGACTTCTTCAGTACAAGTGCCACCGAGAGCTGTTCATCCTACTCAACCCCAACAATTTGGGGCCTCTTTGGGAAATATGCAACAGCCTTCTTCTTTTGGCCACCAGCAACAATCAGGAACTGAATTGGCGCACCATCAACACGGTTCTAGGTTTCACAATCAAATGGAGCCAGCAATGATTCATAGTCAGCAGCCTAATATGCATCCTCTTGGGTTAAGGAGGAGTCTTGAAAATAATTTCCAGGGTAGAGTTGGAAATGAATATTACTCAAATGGTAACAATGAACGGCCAACAGGTACTCAACAGCCTAAGATTGCTGATATCCCAATGACAATCGCAAGAAGTCAGCAGGTATTTCTTAAATACTCAGCTGTCCATTTGTGTATGACTGTATGCTGATTATATTGTATTTCCATGTCCAACTTATCAAACCATGTTATTGTTACTTCTTTCAGGAGATGGGAATCAGTGGTGTCCCATTTCAAAACGCTGCACCTGGTCAGGGCATGCATAACATGTACAGTCATGCAACAGGTGGTCCACCATTCTCAAACAATGCTCTGGTGAAGCCTTCATACGTCGGACCAACAAGTGTTCCTAACCTCTCCCCTGTTCAAGCATATCTTCAACAATACGAAGTTACTGCAACGGTCTGTTTTTGTTTCTCAGCTGTTATCAGTCTGTATGAATTTGGAAATGCTCATCTTGTTTTGAAGAGATAAATGGGAAGATAGTTCCCTGAGATTGTTGACTATTAGCTAAAGAGATTGAATGTTTATAGGAAACTAAAGAAATTGGGTTGTACACTGAACAAAATTGGTAAAACTGTATGTATCTGGTGTGATTTATACATGAAGTTTCTGAACGCATCAAAGTAGGCATTGATAACATTCATAACTGTTCATGGAAGTTCTTATGAAGTTCTGGCAAAATAACTGTTTGGAATTGCAATTCGGACATCCTTGTCATGCTGGTCCTGTACTGTTTGTAGTTCTTCAAAATGTAATAGCATGTTTAACTGTTATTGATGCTAATGACTTCAGCATTGATTTTTAATTTTATAGGGTGACAATGTTCCTGCACCATTCATGACATTTGAAGATACTGGATTTCCGCCAGAGATATTGAGAGACGTAAGTTGTACATGATAGAAATTGTTTGTTTTTCTAAGATAATAAATCAGTTATGAGATCCATCCATTCCAATTTTGAATTATCATTTTGCTTTACTACATTTGAACTCATGAGTTCTCACTTGTCGCAGGTGCGATATCTGCTCCGGAGGTGGAGCATATGTCGTACGCTGCATTGCTATTGCCACACTTACACATGCAACAACTGTTCTCATTTTTGGTGGCTGCAAAATGAACTGTTGGAGCCTTTCTTGTGCATCTTCTAAAGGGTGGTTGGCCCTTCATCCAAATCACACCTGATGTGACTGGGATTTCTTGATTAATGGCTCCACCTCTTATGTCTTTATGCCCTCTTTTGTTGCCTCCAGTTGCTTCTGTAAGCAACCACATACCCCATGGGCTTTTATGTTATCTTCCTTTTGTATGATAATATGTAATGATGTCTGCTTGTAGTCCTCTATCATGAAGTACACCCAACTTTTTGCTGACCATAGACCTATGTTATTATTTCAGATATACTCTGCTGGATTTGCATCTCCTACACCAATTCAAGCACAAACATGGCCTATTGCTCTTCAAAGTAGGGATATAGTAGCTATTGCGAAAACTGGTTCTGGCAAGACATTGGGTTATTTGATGCCTGCCTTCATTCTTCTTAGACAGTGCCGTAATGATTCTCGGAATGGGCCAACAGTGTTGGTTTTGGCTCCAACAAGGGAGCTTGCAACACAAATACAGGAGGAGGTTTTGAAATTTGGCAGAGCTTCCAGGGTATCCTGCACGGTGGGTGCTCTTTGCTTGATTTCCTTGCACAATAATAGTATTTCTTTGAACTCCATGTGGTGTTGTACTTATTTGTTTCACTATGATTGAATTTCATGTTTAGTGCTTGTATGGTGGAGCACCAAAGGGTCCTCAGCTAAAAGAATTAGATCGTGGAGCAGATATAGTTGTTGCAACTCCTGGTCGGCTCAATGACATACTGGAAATGAAGCAAATTAATTTTGGCCAAGTATCCCTTCTTATACTTGATGAGGCAGATCGGATGCTTGACATGGGATTTGAACCTCAAATTCGTAAAATTGTGAATGAAATACCCCCACGCAGACAAACTCTTATGTACACAGCAACCTGGCCCAAAGAAGTAAAAAAAATAGCAAGTGATCTTCTTGTTAATCCTGTCCAGGTGAATATTGGCAATGTTGATGAGCTTGCTGCAAACAAGTCTATTACACAGGTAAGTTCTTGTATACTGTGTCTTTCTGAGACACTCAATAAGTTAGAAAACTATTCTGATACCATAAATTATAATTTAAAACTTTGAGTTGTCTCATCTTTTATTTCACCAATAGTCTAAATTTATAGATTGTAGGGAACTTAGTATGATGTGGTTCATAACAAATCTCATGTGCAAACTAGCTATATAGCCTTGTCAGTTGTTTTTGTTGTGTTTTTTTTTTAGGTACATGTCTCTTCCTGTAGTGTTAAACCTCAAAGCTATAATGAAGTATGAGAATGATTGTGGTTTATTGGAATAAGGGATGAACAGTTTTTGCCAAGTTTAAACAATAACGAACAATAAGTTGATTGAGTTTTTGATGTACTGCATCGACTGTATTACATTGTAGTAGCTGACCAGATGCAAGTCCTGGCTGTTTGATGCTTTGATCTCCTTTTTCTGCCTTTTAATGCATATAGTTTTGAAAACCCTGTATAGGATAAGATTTACATTGTCTGTAATAGAAAGAACTTTTGTCTGGGACCTCTTACATTTCAGAAGAAGATTAAAATATGTTTTTG
This genomic interval carries:
- the LOC101299472 gene encoding DEAD-box ATP-dependent RNA helicase 40-like: MATAEAASGPRYAPDDPSLPKPWKGLIDGSTGVLYYWNPETNITQYEKPASLTPPLPQGPPPANTTPKMAAIPVAHSMQGNGVVSQDGQQVSQYPQQHGHLMGQQMSSYSQNSQMPHAGHQQSSQLGQAMQQHGQVPSTQQHMMQHPSQQMMQHPSQQMPQASAQQAGQHIPHQLGQQAPPSQSSQVLQAQAHQYSHQQQMQYMAYQQSGPPQGQQSSQQQTPHSAHGQASANQQSAYPPREEQDFQHRNQSGFSPSQFQQVGVSSLQNVTTGTSSVQVPPRAVHPTQPQQFGASLGNMQQPSSFGHQQQSGTELAHHQHGSRFHNQMEPAMIHSQQPNMHPLGLRRSLENNFQGRVGNEYYSNGNNERPTGTQQPKIADIPMTIARSQQEMGISGVPFQNAAPGQGMHNMYSHATGGPPFSNNALVKPSYVGPTSVPNLSPVQAYLQQYEVTATGDNVPAPFMTFEDTGFPPEILRDIYSAGFASPTPIQAQTWPIALQSRDIVAIAKTGSGKTLGYLMPAFILLRQCRNDSRNGPTVLVLAPTRELATQIQEEVLKFGRASRVSCTCLYGGAPKGPQLKELDRGADIVVATPGRLNDILEMKQINFGQVSLLILDEADRMLDMGFEPQIRKIVNEIPPRRQTLMYTATWPKEVKKIASDLLVNPVQVNIGNVDELAANKSITQYVEVVPQMEKQRRLEQILRTQERGSKVIVFCSTKRLCDQLARSIGRTFGAAAIHGDKSQGERDYVLNQFRSGKCPILVATDVAARGLDIKDIRVVVNYDFPNGVEDYVHRIGRTGRAGATGVSYTFFSEQDWKYAADLIKVLEGANQQVPPEVRDIALRGGPGFGKDRGAMNRFDSGRGGMRDGGFGGRGGMRDGGFGGRGGMRDGGFGGRGGMRDEGFGGRGGMREGDGNFGGRGGMRDGNFGGPRDGAVSSRGGRNDFFGGRGNRGRGFGGPGGSHTGFDRNDRGPNDRYNNMDVRGRGRGRGRFDDRIDSADRGRGRSRSPETVRTWGGYSSSRSRSRSRSRSRSRSRNRRQRSRSWTRSRSRSRSRSYSRGRGRGRSYSPSPSRRRNRSRSPSYERYERPHDQSIDKKDPNIPESEAPTGPEMSPMSPGGQVNASPNNKTQGELPVVKEITKQELEETHITQ